One genomic window of Anser cygnoides isolate HZ-2024a breed goose chromosome 11, Taihu_goose_T2T_genome, whole genome shotgun sequence includes the following:
- the MTMR10 gene encoding myotubularin-related protein 10 — protein sequence MFSLKPPKPTFKSYLLPLPQSEDHITAEPRIKKLEPILLPGEIVVNEVNFVRKCIATDTSQYDLWGKLVCTNFKISFITDDPMPLQKFHYKNLLLGEHDVPLTCIEQIVTVNDTKRKQKVLGPNQKLKFNPTELIIYCKDFRIVRFRFDEAGPESAKKVCLAIAHYSQPTDLQLLFAFEYVGEIYHNPAKKVNGVDPGGGGGGSIGSASGQQTPLFETYSDWDREIKRTGASEWRVCSVNEGYMISTCLPEYFVVPSSLADQDLKLYSYSFIGRRMPVWSWNHPNGSALVRMANIKDVLQQRKIDQRICNAITRSHPLRSDVFKSDLDKCLPSIQEIQAAHIKLKQLCVNEPFEETEEKWLSSLENTHWLEYIRSFLKHSAELVYMMECKHVSVVLQEEEGRDLSCLAASLIQVMLDPYFRTIVGFQSLIQKEWVMAGYQFLDRCNHLKRSDKESPLFLMFLDCVWQLLEQYPAAFEFSEMYLTILYDSARISLFGTFLFNCPHQRVKESTEFAISKNIQLGDEKGLRFPCVWDWSLQFTSRDRLLFHNPLYIGKSAPCVQNGAVKTFKRSKKNYSSTLRGVPPALKNGIISDQEFLPRRNSLILKLKPDFLQQTESQSNSMEQYFRDWFTKPVDLHSVILPHISGTQIKLWKLCYFRWVPEAQINHGGFITAFHKVSLLADEVDMLNRNLRQYKSNSSLQGNCSELDHSRMYFRANGLNDTTGAPDFLSSSFPFSPVGNLCRRSILGTPLSKFLSGAKIWLSTETLANED from the exons gtGAAATTGTGGTAAATGAAGTCAATTTTGTGAGAAAATGCATTGCAACAGATACGAGTCAATATGACCTGTGGGGCAAATTGGTTTGCACTAACTTCAAGATTTCCTTTATTACAGATGACCCAATGCCACTACAG AAATTCCATTATAAAAACCTCCTCCTTGGTGAACATGATGTCCCACTAACATGCATTGAGCAGATTGTCACAG TGAATGACACCAAGAGGAAACAGAAGGTTCTTGGTCCCAACCAAAAACTTAAATTTAATCCAACTGAATTAATCATTTATTGCAAAGACTTCCGTATCGTCAGATTTCGTTTTGATGAAGCAGGTCCTGAAAGTGCAAAAAAG GTGTGCCTTGCAATAGCTCATTATTCTCAGCCAACTGATCTTCAGCTTCTCTTTGCATTTGAGTATGTTGGAGAAATATATCACAATCCAG caaAGAAGGTGAACGGAGTAGAcccaggaggtggtggtggtggcagcatCGGCAGTGCCAGTGGTCAGCAGACACCTTTGTTTGAAACTTACTCTGATTGGGATAGAGAAATCAAAAGGACAGGTGCATCAGAGTGGAGAGTTTGTTCAGTCAACGAAGGTTACATGATATCTACTTG tctCCCAGAATATTTTGTGGTCCCATCTTCCTTAGCAGACCAAGACCTTAAGCTATACTCCTACTCTTTTATTGGGAGACGAATGCCA GTATGGTCCTGGAATCATCCTAATGGGAGTGCCCTTGTAAGAATGGCCAACATTAAAGATGtattgcagcaaagaaaaattgatCAAAG GATTTGTAATGCAATAACTCGAAGCCATCCTCTGAGAAGTGATGTTTTCAAATCTGATCTGGACAAGTGTCTTCCCAGCATCCAGGAAATCCAGGCGGCACATATCAAACTCAAACAGCTGTGTGTTAATG AGCCctttgaagaaacagaagagaagtgGCTATCCTCACTGGAAAATACTCACTGGTTAGAGTATATCAG ATCATTTCTTAAACATTCTGCTGAGCTTGTATATATGATGGAGTGTAAGCATGTTTCTGTAGTTCTACAAG AGGAAGAGGGACGGGACCTGAGCTGTCTTGCTGCTTCTCTCATTCAAGTCATGCTGGATCCCTATTTTCGAACAATTGTTGGATTTCAAAGCTTGATACAGAAGGAATGGGTCATGGCAGGATACCAATTTTTGGATAGGTGTAACCACTTAAAAAGATCTGACAAAGAG tccCCTTTGTTCTTGATGTTTCTTGACTGTGTTTGGCAGCTGCTAGAACAATACCCAGCAGCCTTTGAGTTTTCTGAAATGTACTTGACCATATTGTACGACAGTGCACGTATCTCATTGTTTGGCACTTTCCTCTTCAATTGTCCACACCAACGAGTAAAGGAAAGCACT GAATTTGCCATAAGCAAAAACATACAGCTGGGTGATGAGAAGGGCCTcagatttccttgtgtttgggACTGGTCTCTTCAGTTTACAAGCAGGGATCGCCTGCTCTTTCACAACCCCTTGTATATTGGGAAGAGCGCACCATGTGTACAAAATGGAGCAGTGAAAACCTTTAAACGCTCAAAG aaaaactaCAGCTCAACTTTGCGAGGTGTCCCCCctgcattaaaaaatggaatCATCAGTGACCAGGAGTTCCTTCCAAGAAGAAACTCTCTGATACTAAAACTGAAACCAGACTTTCTACAGCAAACAGAGAGTCAGAGTAACAGTATGGAACAGTACTTCAGAGACTGGTTTACGAAGCCTGTTGATTTGCACAGTGTAATTTTACCCCATATCTCTGGAACACAAATAAAACTCTGGAAACTGTGCTACTTCCGCTGGGTTCCTGAGGCCCAGATTAATCATGGTGGCTTCATCACTGCTTTTCATAAAGTTTCTTTGCTGGCAGATGAAGTGGACATGTTAAACCGGAACCTCCGACAGTACAAAAGCAACTCTTCTTTGCAAGGTAACTGCTCAGAACTGGATCACAGCAGAATGTACTTCAGAGCAAATGGTTTAAACGACACCACTGGGGCCCCAgactttctctcctcttctttcccGTTTTCACCTGTAGGGAACCTGTGCAGACGGAGCATTCTGGGAACACCTTTAAGTAAATTTTTAAGTGGTGCCAAAATCTGGCTATCCACTGAGACTCTTGCAAACGAAGACTAA